A section of the Eriocheir sinensis breed Jianghai 21 chromosome 40, ASM2467909v1, whole genome shotgun sequence genome encodes:
- the LOC127009435 gene encoding uncharacterized protein LOC127009435 — protein sequence MTKPRKHQKRVECEILLDDIANLAKQGEVTVQPTFQQEVVAEASKSRGNCKSKIVEERHIEAAKQLKADHNITVRKADKSASYVIMNTSEYMDKMDDILKDETKFTKITKDPTESLKKKLNKLISTSNIASNTIKLNKLSGEYKMGYCYGNVKIHKPGNKLRPIISQIPTPTYTIAKRLCATLTPYVPSTYSLTSAADFLDILKSNNAKGNIASLDVESLFTNVPVDRTIEYILQRVYHNDDTPSLDIPEPTLRSLLECCTKEAPFTCPRGNKYQQVDGVAMGSPLGVLMANFFMGCIEEEAFKTTKRPDIYCRYIDDIFIKTTSTEDAEHLRRLLQELSGLNFTIEHSTNGSMPFLDILVKQDQDAFNTAVYVKATNPASPP from the exons ATGACAAAGCCGAGGAAACACCAAAAAAGAGTAGAGTGTGAGATTCTACTCGACGACATCGCAAACCTAGCCAAGCAAGGTGAAGTTACTGTGCAGCCAACATTCCAGCAAGAAGTCGTCGCAGAAGCATCCAAATCAAGAGGAAACTGCAAAAGCAAGATCGTAGAAGAACGACACATTGAAGCCGCTAAGCAACTTAAAGCAGACCATAACATCACTGTAAGAAAAGCCGACAAATCTGCATCCTATGTCATAATGAACACCTCTGAATACATGGATAAAATGGACGACATCCTGAAGGACGAAACCAAGTTCACCAAGATAACAAAGGACCCCACAGAAAGTTTGAAAAAGAAACTAAACAAGCTGATTTCGACCAGTAACATTGCAAGCAACACCATCAAGCTCAACAAGCTTTCTGGAGAATATAAAATGGGATACTGCTACGGCAACGTGAAGATACACAAGCCTGGAAACAAACTAAGGCCCATCATATCGCAAATCCCCACGCCAACCTACACCATCGCGAAGAGGCTGTGCGCTACGCTGACACCTTATGTACCATCCACCTACAGCCTGACCTCAGCAGCTGACTTCCTTGACATCCTCAAGTCAAACAACGCGAAGGGAAACATCGCTTCTCTGGATGTGGAATCATTATTTACGAACGTCCCTGTCGACCGAACCATCGAATACATCTTGCAACGAGTTTATCATAATGACGACACCCCGAGCCTAGACATCCCTGAGCCAACGCTACGCAGCCTTCTTGAGTGCTGCACAAAAGAGGCACCATTCACCTGCCCTAGAGGTAACAAGTATCAACAAGTGGATGGTGTCGCCATGGGCTCCCCGCTGGGAGTCCTGATGGCGAACTTCTTTATGGGCTGCATAGAGGAAGAAGCCTTTAAGACCACCAAGAGACCTGATATATACTGCCGCTACATCGACGACATTTTCATCAAAACCACAAGCACCGAGGACGCCGAACATCTCAGAAGACTCCTTCAAGAATTATCCGGATTAAACTTCACCATCGAGCATAGCACCAACGGATCCATGCCTTTCCTGGATATCCTCGTCAAGCAAGATCAAGACGCCTTCAACACTGCTGTCTACGTGAAGGCTACTAACCCAG CTAGTCCACCATGA